A genomic segment from Rhodospirillum centenum SW encodes:
- a CDS encoding DUF4169 family protein gives MGEVVNLNRYRKQRSRAEREKEAAANRAKHGRTKAERHQQAMQQSKDTADLEQHRLDRDE, from the coding sequence ATGGGGGAGGTCGTCAACCTCAACCGCTACCGCAAGCAGCGCAGCCGCGCCGAGCGCGAGAAGGAGGCCGCCGCCAACCGGGCGAAACACGGCCGGACCAAGGCGGAACGGCACCAGCAGGCGATGCAGCAGTCCAAGGACACCGCCGACCTTGAGCAGCACCGGCTGGACCGGGACGAGTGA
- a CDS encoding 5-(carboxyamino)imidazole ribonucleotide synthase has protein sequence MRTIAPGATLGMLGGGQLGRMTALAAARLGYRTHVLTHEAEGPCAQVAAEATIVTDYTDRAALTRFAAAVDVVTLEWENIPTEAVAFLAERVPVHPGAGVLAVAQDRLREKGFANALGIGTAPFRAVRDVAGLADAVAALGTPSVLKSTRMGYDGKGQVRLAPGTDLAAAWAEMGAPEGILEGWVDFALEVSVIVARREDGEMAAWPAVENRHRAGILDETLAPADIAPSVAAEADRIARALAEALGVVGLLAVEMFVTRDGTVLVNEIAPRPHNSGHWTMDFAETCQFEQLVRAVCGLPLGPTGIRAPARMKNLIGDEVAQWPALLAEPGAKLHLYGKAQARPGRKMGHVNRPR, from the coding sequence ATGCGGACGATCGCGCCGGGCGCCACCCTCGGCATGCTGGGCGGCGGCCAGCTCGGCCGCATGACGGCGCTGGCGGCGGCCCGGCTGGGCTACCGCACCCATGTCCTGACGCATGAGGCGGAAGGGCCCTGCGCCCAGGTCGCGGCCGAGGCCACCATCGTCACCGACTACACCGACCGCGCCGCCCTGACCCGCTTCGCCGCCGCGGTCGATGTGGTGACGCTGGAGTGGGAGAACATCCCGACGGAGGCGGTCGCCTTCCTGGCCGAGCGGGTGCCCGTGCATCCCGGCGCCGGCGTGCTGGCGGTGGCGCAGGACCGGCTGCGGGAGAAGGGGTTCGCCAATGCGCTGGGCATCGGCACGGCCCCCTTCCGCGCCGTGCGCGACGTTGCCGGGCTGGCGGACGCCGTGGCCGCGCTGGGCACCCCGTCGGTGCTGAAGTCCACCCGCATGGGCTATGACGGCAAGGGGCAGGTCCGGCTCGCGCCCGGCACCGATCTGGCCGCGGCCTGGGCGGAGATGGGCGCCCCCGAGGGCATCCTGGAAGGCTGGGTGGATTTCGCGCTGGAGGTCTCCGTCATCGTCGCCCGGCGCGAGGACGGGGAGATGGCGGCCTGGCCGGCGGTGGAGAACCGCCACCGCGCCGGCATCCTGGACGAAACGCTGGCCCCGGCCGACATCGCGCCCTCCGTCGCGGCGGAGGCCGACCGCATCGCCCGCGCGCTGGCCGAGGCGCTGGGCGTCGTCGGGCTGCTGGCGGTGGAGATGTTCGTCACCCGCGACGGCACCGTTCTGGTCAACGAGATCGCCCCGCGGCCGCACAATTCCGGCCACTGGACCATGGATTTCGCGGAGACATGCCAGTTCGAGCAGCTCGTCCGCGCGGTCTGCGGCCTGCCCCTGGGACCGACCGGCATCCGTGCCCCGGCGCGCATGAAGAACCTGATCGGAGACGAGGTGGCGCAGTGGCCCGCGCTCCTGGCAGAGCCGGGGGCGAAGCTGCACCTCTACGGCAAGGCGCAGGCCCGGCCGGGGCGCAAGATGGGGCACGTCAACCGACCGCGCTGA
- the purE gene encoding 5-(carboxyamino)imidazole ribonucleotide mutase, with the protein MGSQSDWATMRHAAQVLEELGVPFEARIVSAHRTPQRLYDYAHTAKGRGLRVIIAGAGGAAHLPGMAASMTTLPVFGVPVESHALRGLDSLYSIVQMPGGVPVGTLAIGKAGAINGALLAAAVLALSDPRLDAALVDWRARQTDRVAEVPVDEPQG; encoded by the coding sequence ATGGGGAGCCAGTCCGACTGGGCGACCATGCGCCACGCCGCCCAGGTCCTGGAGGAGCTGGGCGTGCCGTTCGAGGCGCGCATCGTCTCCGCCCACCGGACGCCGCAGCGCCTCTACGACTATGCGCACACGGCCAAGGGCCGCGGGCTCAGGGTCATCATTGCCGGGGCCGGCGGGGCCGCGCACCTGCCCGGCATGGCGGCCAGCATGACGACGCTGCCGGTCTTCGGCGTGCCGGTGGAAAGCCACGCGCTGCGCGGGCTGGACAGCCTCTATTCCATCGTGCAGATGCCCGGCGGCGTGCCGGTCGGCACGCTGGCCATCGGCAAGGCCGGGGCGATCAACGGGGCGCTGCTGGCCGCCGCGGTGCTGGCGCTCTCCGACCCGCGGCTGGATGCCGCGCTGGTGGACTGGCGGGCCCGGCAGACCGACCGGGTGGCCGAGGTCCCCGTCGACGAACCGCAGGGCTGA
- a CDS encoding YdcH family protein, whose product MNEQQAMKEKLAALRVEHRDLDDVIVRLSEQTPIDQLQLQRLKKRKLLLKDMIARIESELLPDIIA is encoded by the coding sequence ATGAACGAACAACAGGCGATGAAGGAAAAGCTGGCGGCGCTCCGGGTCGAACACCGCGACCTGGACGATGTCATCGTGCGGCTTTCCGAGCAGACCCCGATCGACCAGTTGCAGCTCCAGCGGCTGAAGAAGCGCAAGCTGCTGCTGAAGGACATGATTGCCCGCATCGAGAGCGAGCTGCTGCCCGACATCATCGCCTGA
- a CDS encoding ATP-dependent 6-phosphofructokinase: MTPTKRIGILTSGGDCAGLNAVIRAVVHRATTHYGWQVVGIEDGTQGLLSRPVRYLNLDLNMVDGTMMRQGGTVLGTTNKGDPFAYPMADGSTRDRSQEIIGGLRELGVDTLIGIGGDGSMAILRRLAAIGGIKLIGVPKTIDNDLGITETSVGFDTAVAVATEALDRLQPTAASHDRVMVLEVMGRDAGHIALTAGIAGGADVILLPELSWSIEGVAAKIRQVQRNGRNFALVVVSEAVKTAEGAAARKEFADGQKRYGGIGNYIGHLISEATGAETRVTVLGHVQRGCPPSYRDRLLASAFGVRAVDLIAEGKSDRLLAWSNRQVIDVPIEEAIAAYASVDTASTLVQTARGLGIYIGDVDG; the protein is encoded by the coding sequence ATGACGCCCACCAAACGCATCGGCATCCTCACCAGCGGCGGCGACTGCGCCGGCCTGAACGCGGTCATCCGGGCCGTGGTCCATCGGGCCACCACGCATTACGGCTGGCAGGTCGTCGGCATCGAGGACGGCACCCAGGGCCTGCTGTCGCGCCCCGTGCGCTACCTGAACCTGGACCTCAACATGGTGGACGGCACCATGATGCGGCAGGGCGGCACGGTGCTGGGCACCACCAACAAGGGCGACCCCTTCGCCTATCCCATGGCCGACGGCAGCACCCGCGACCGCAGCCAGGAGATCATCGGCGGCCTGCGCGAGCTGGGCGTGGATACGCTGATCGGCATCGGCGGCGACGGCAGCATGGCGATCCTGCGCAGGCTGGCCGCCATCGGCGGAATCAAGCTGATCGGCGTGCCCAAGACCATCGACAACGACCTGGGCATCACCGAGACGTCCGTCGGCTTCGATACGGCCGTCGCCGTGGCGACGGAGGCGCTGGACCGGCTCCAGCCCACCGCAGCCAGCCACGACCGCGTCATGGTGCTGGAGGTGATGGGCCGCGATGCCGGCCATATCGCCCTGACCGCGGGCATCGCCGGCGGCGCCGACGTGATCCTGCTGCCCGAGCTGTCCTGGTCCATCGAGGGCGTGGCGGCGAAGATCCGGCAGGTGCAGCGCAACGGCCGCAACTTCGCCCTGGTCGTCGTCTCCGAAGCCGTGAAGACGGCCGAGGGCGCCGCCGCGCGGAAGGAGTTCGCCGACGGCCAGAAGCGCTACGGCGGCATCGGCAACTACATCGGCCATCTGATCTCCGAGGCGACGGGGGCGGAGACCCGCGTCACCGTGCTGGGCCATGTCCAGCGCGGCTGCCCGCCCTCCTACCGCGACCGGCTGCTGGCCTCGGCCTTCGGCGTGCGCGCCGTGGACCTGATCGCGGAGGGCAAGTCCGACCGGCTGCTGGCCTGGTCGAACCGTCAGGTGATCGACGTGCCGATCGAGGAGGCGATCGCCGCCTATGCCAGCGTCGATACCGCCAGCACCCTGGTGCAGACGGCGCGCGGCCTGGGCATCTATATCGGCGATGTGGACGGCTGA
- a CDS encoding TIGR02444 family protein, whose protein sequence is MTVSAAPSPDLWRFSLAVYARPGVAPMCLELQDRHGADVNLLLWAAWLALVHGHVLTPEELAGAEAAVAPWREAVVRPLRAVRRTLKAPEPPLPADAGALRERIKAVELEAERLQQQMLDGLPATRRPGGSPASPAAALATNLSRLVPPETLPAVTRALHTAAQESGILRGSVPSP, encoded by the coding sequence GTGACGGTCTCTGCCGCCCCTTCCCCCGACCTCTGGCGCTTCTCCCTGGCGGTCTACGCCCGGCCGGGCGTGGCACCGATGTGCCTGGAGCTTCAGGACCGGCACGGAGCGGACGTCAACCTGCTGCTCTGGGCCGCCTGGCTGGCCCTGGTGCATGGCCATGTCCTGACGCCGGAGGAACTGGCCGGGGCGGAGGCGGCGGTGGCGCCCTGGCGCGAGGCGGTGGTGCGGCCCTTGCGCGCGGTCCGACGCACGCTGAAGGCTCCGGAACCACCCCTCCCCGCCGACGCCGGCGCCCTGCGGGAGCGGATCAAGGCGGTGGAGCTGGAGGCTGAACGGCTGCAGCAGCAGATGCTGGACGGGCTGCCGGCCACGCGCAGGCCGGGCGGCAGCCCCGCCAGCCCCGCGGCGGCCCTGGCGACCAACCTGTCGCGGCTGGTTCCGCCCGAGACTCTCCCCGCCGTTACACGGGCGTTACACACGGCCGCTCAGGAGTCCGGCATCCTCCGTGGTAGCGTCCCTTCCCCGTGA
- a CDS encoding M13 family metallopeptidase: MSRNSSKGALSRRAQSTTSLTGAALGGMLGAFAVALTVAGTAVAAGPTQVAQSQAVPKAQPPAPGLPVLDPAVSPCQNFFLHACGPWIKAHPIPDDQSRWGSFNLLAEDNQALLHDILEAAVKAPTPETQKIGDYYKACMDEAGIEAKGLKPLEPVLSGIQGLKDKKAIAPLLADLHRQGIGGLFRFGQQQDFKDATMAIAVVDQGGLGLPDRDFYLKDDERSTKLRDAYVAHVQKMFELAGSKPEEAAKKAAAVMKIETALADGSMTRVMRRQPENRYNMKAFADFTALAPSIDWAAYTAALGVPPQKDLNVANPAFFQKLEEVVKATSLDDLKTYLSWHALRGAAPMLPDAFVQENFNFYGKALSGAKQIRPRWKRCVAATDNALGEDLGQHYVEKVFGPDHKKRMLSMVADIQSAFHEKMGTLEWMSPETQTKAREKLAAVQNKIGYPDQWLDYSLLEVKPDDALGNAARANAFETKRDLDKIGKPVDRGEWFMTPPTVNAYYSPAFNDINFPAGILRPPFFDFEADDAYNYGAIGAVIGHEITHGFDDQGRKFDAKGNLSNWWTEDDAKRFTERAQCLVDQYGSYVAEGDVKQNGELTLGENTADNGGLRLALAGLRKRLGEKGLAEKVGGLTAEQRFFYGWAHVWCATARPEARVLQAKTDPHSLPEYRVNGTVSNMEDFAKAFNCKPTDPMVRGEKACRVW; this comes from the coding sequence ATGAGCAGGAATTCCAGCAAGGGCGCGCTGTCCCGCCGCGCGCAGTCCACCACGTCCCTGACGGGCGCCGCGCTCGGCGGCATGCTCGGGGCGTTCGCCGTCGCGCTGACCGTCGCCGGTACCGCCGTGGCCGCCGGGCCGACGCAGGTCGCGCAGTCCCAGGCCGTGCCGAAGGCGCAGCCCCCGGCCCCCGGCCTGCCGGTGCTGGACCCGGCCGTCAGCCCCTGCCAGAACTTCTTCCTGCACGCCTGCGGTCCCTGGATCAAGGCGCACCCGATCCCGGACGACCAGTCCCGCTGGGGCAGCTTCAACCTGCTGGCCGAGGACAACCAGGCCCTGCTGCACGACATCCTGGAAGCGGCGGTGAAGGCGCCGACGCCGGAGACGCAGAAGATCGGTGACTACTACAAGGCCTGCATGGACGAGGCCGGCATCGAGGCCAAGGGCCTGAAGCCGCTGGAGCCCGTGCTGTCCGGCATCCAGGGCCTGAAGGACAAGAAGGCGATCGCGCCCCTGCTGGCGGATCTGCACCGCCAGGGCATCGGCGGCCTGTTCCGCTTCGGCCAGCAGCAGGACTTCAAGGACGCCACCATGGCCATCGCCGTGGTGGATCAGGGCGGCCTGGGCCTGCCGGACCGCGACTTCTACCTGAAGGACGACGAGCGCTCGACGAAGCTGCGCGACGCCTATGTGGCGCATGTGCAGAAGATGTTCGAGCTGGCCGGCAGCAAGCCCGAGGAGGCCGCGAAGAAGGCCGCCGCGGTGATGAAGATCGAGACGGCGCTGGCCGACGGCTCGATGACCCGGGTGATGCGCCGGCAGCCCGAGAACCGCTACAACATGAAGGCCTTCGCGGACTTCACGGCGCTGGCCCCCAGCATCGACTGGGCCGCCTACACCGCGGCGCTGGGCGTGCCGCCGCAGAAGGATCTGAACGTCGCCAACCCGGCCTTCTTCCAGAAGCTGGAGGAGGTGGTCAAGGCGACCTCGCTGGACGACCTGAAGACCTATCTGTCCTGGCACGCCCTGCGCGGTGCTGCGCCGATGCTGCCCGACGCCTTCGTGCAGGAGAATTTCAACTTCTACGGCAAGGCCCTGTCGGGGGCGAAGCAGATCCGCCCGCGCTGGAAGCGCTGCGTCGCGGCGACCGACAACGCGCTGGGCGAGGATCTCGGCCAGCACTATGTCGAGAAGGTGTTCGGCCCCGACCACAAAAAGCGCATGCTGTCCATGGTCGCGGACATCCAGTCCGCCTTCCACGAGAAGATGGGCACGCTGGAATGGATGAGCCCGGAGACCCAGACCAAGGCCCGTGAGAAGCTGGCCGCGGTGCAGAACAAGATCGGCTATCCCGACCAGTGGCTGGACTACTCGCTGCTGGAGGTGAAGCCGGACGACGCGCTGGGCAACGCCGCCCGCGCCAACGCCTTCGAGACGAAGCGCGACCTGGACAAGATCGGCAAGCCCGTGGACCGCGGCGAGTGGTTCATGACCCCGCCGACCGTGAACGCCTACTATTCGCCGGCCTTCAACGACATCAACTTCCCGGCCGGCATCCTGCGTCCGCCCTTCTTCGACTTCGAGGCCGACGACGCCTACAACTACGGCGCCATCGGCGCCGTGATCGGGCATGAGATCACGCACGGCTTCGACGACCAGGGCCGCAAGTTCGACGCCAAGGGCAACCTGTCGAACTGGTGGACCGAGGACGACGCCAAGCGCTTCACCGAGCGCGCCCAGTGCCTGGTGGACCAGTACGGCTCCTACGTCGCGGAAGGCGACGTGAAGCAGAACGGCGAGCTGACCCTGGGCGAGAACACCGCCGACAACGGCGGCCTGCGTCTGGCCCTGGCCGGGCTGCGCAAGCGGCTGGGCGAGAAGGGGCTGGCCGAGAAGGTCGGCGGCCTGACGGCGGAGCAGCGCTTCTTCTACGGCTGGGCGCATGTCTGGTGCGCCACGGCGCGGCCGGAGGCGCGGGTGCTGCAGGCCAAGACCGACCCGCACTCGCTGCCGGAGTACCGTGTCAACGGCACCGTCTCCAACATGGAAGACTTCGCCAAGGCCTTCAACTGCAAGCCCACGGACCCGATGGTCCGCGGCGAGAAGGCCTGCCGCGTCTGGTGA
- a CDS encoding UbiX family flavin prenyltransferase, protein MSGTPRLIVGISGASGVVYGIRLLQILRPLPIETHLVMSRSAEVTLAYETDLKAADVRALADVAHSPQDIGAAISSGSFRTLGMVVAPCSMRSLSEIATGVTSTLLTRAADVVLKERRRLVLMVRETPLHLGHLRSMVAVTEMGAIVYPPVPALYALPGSVDEMVDHTVGRVLDLFDIETDRVRRWRDPAAPAPVPPVAADGD, encoded by the coding sequence ATGTCCGGAACTCCCCGCCTCATCGTCGGTATCAGCGGCGCCTCGGGTGTCGTCTACGGCATCCGCCTGCTGCAAATCCTACGTCCCTTGCCGATCGAAACCCACCTCGTAATGAGCAGGTCGGCGGAGGTGACCCTTGCGTATGAAACAGACCTGAAGGCGGCGGACGTGCGGGCGCTGGCGGATGTGGCGCATTCCCCGCAGGATATCGGGGCCGCCATCTCCAGCGGCAGCTTCCGCACGCTCGGCATGGTCGTCGCCCCGTGCTCCATGCGCAGCCTGAGCGAGATCGCCACCGGCGTGACCTCGACGCTGCTGACCCGCGCGGCCGATGTCGTGCTGAAGGAGCGCCGGCGGCTGGTCCTGATGGTGCGGGAGACGCCGCTGCATCTGGGTCATCTGCGCTCCATGGTGGCGGTGACGGAGATGGGGGCGATCGTCTATCCGCCGGTGCCGGCGCTCTATGCGCTGCCCGGCTCGGTGGACGAGATGGTGGACCACACGGTCGGCCGCGTGCTCGACCTGTTCGACATCGAGACGGACCGGGTGCGGCGCTGGCGCGATCCGGCAGCCCCGGCCCCGGTGCCGCCCGTCGCTGCGGACGGGGACTGA
- a CDS encoding YdcH family protein, protein MSMVERVESLKVKHRTLEALLRHETQRPLPDPAIVTRLKREKLRIKDEIARIALA, encoded by the coding sequence ATGTCGATGGTGGAGCGTGTCGAATCCCTGAAGGTGAAGCACCGGACCCTGGAGGCGCTGCTGCGCCACGAGACGCAACGGCCCCTGCCCGACCCCGCCATCGTCACCCGCCTGAAGCGGGAGAAACTGCGCATCAAGGATGAGATCGCCCGGATCGCCCTGGCCTGA
- a CDS encoding DUF1013 domain-containing protein → MALPLMPKATAVWLVENTGLTFDQIAEFCGMHELEVQAIADDEVAVGMVGRDPIAGGELTWDEIHRVEKDPNAKLQMRHQDLPQPVARAKGPRYTPVTKRGDKPDAISWLLKTYPQLTDAQICKLIGTTKPTIASVRDKTHWNSQNIKPRNPVLLGLCSQREMEAALEKARKGRPADEEEETETVSGLVEGGAGAGDAAEYDAD, encoded by the coding sequence ATGGCTCTGCCCCTGATGCCGAAGGCGACCGCGGTCTGGCTGGTCGAGAACACCGGCCTGACCTTCGATCAGATCGCCGAGTTCTGCGGCATGCACGAGCTGGAGGTCCAGGCCATCGCCGACGACGAGGTGGCGGTAGGCATGGTCGGGCGCGACCCCATCGCGGGCGGCGAGCTTACCTGGGACGAGATCCATCGGGTGGAAAAGGACCCGAACGCCAAGCTCCAGATGCGGCACCAGGATCTGCCGCAGCCGGTCGCCCGCGCCAAGGGGCCGCGCTATACGCCGGTGACCAAGCGCGGCGACAAGCCCGACGCGATCTCCTGGCTGCTGAAGACCTATCCGCAGCTCACCGACGCGCAGATCTGCAAGCTGATCGGCACGACGAAGCCGACCATCGCCTCGGTGCGCGACAAGACCCACTGGAACTCCCAGAACATCAAGCCGCGCAACCCCGTCCTGCTGGGCCTGTGCAGCCAGCGGGAGATGGAAGCGGCGCTGGAGAAGGCTCGCAAGGGCCGCCCCGCCGACGAGGAGGAGGAGACGGAGACCGTCTCCGGGCTGGTCGAAGGCGGTGCAGGTGCCGGGGACGCGGCCGAGTACGACGCCGACTGA
- a CDS encoding NAD(P)H-quinone oxidoreductase, translating into MVMAVPERMRAVEIGGAGGPEVLRPVERPVPRPGPGELLIRVAAAGVNRPDVLQRLGLYPPPPGASDLPGLEVAGTVAAVGEGVSGWREGDALCALVAGGGYAAYCVAPAPQCLPIPRGLSAVEAAGVPETFFTVWSNVFERGALKPTESLLVHGGTSGIGTTAIQLAKAFGARVFATAGSPAKARACEELGADRGIDYKAEDFVVVVKELTGGTGVDVVLDMVGGDYLARNVDCLAPDGRHVSIAFQRGPKGTLNLMWVMQKRLVLTGSTLRPRPVAEKGRIAVALQEKVWPLLEEGLVRPRIYRTFPLEQAAAAHALIESGEHVGKIILTVAG; encoded by the coding sequence ATGGTGATGGCGGTGCCCGAGCGGATGCGTGCGGTGGAGATCGGCGGGGCCGGCGGCCCGGAGGTGCTGCGCCCGGTGGAGCGGCCGGTGCCGCGGCCCGGCCCGGGCGAGCTGCTGATCCGCGTCGCCGCCGCCGGCGTCAACCGTCCGGACGTGCTCCAGCGCCTGGGCCTCTATCCGCCGCCGCCGGGGGCGAGCGACCTGCCGGGGCTTGAGGTGGCCGGCACCGTCGCGGCCGTGGGCGAGGGCGTGTCGGGCTGGCGCGAGGGCGATGCGCTCTGCGCCCTGGTCGCCGGCGGCGGCTATGCCGCCTACTGCGTCGCCCCGGCACCGCAGTGCCTGCCGATCCCGCGCGGGCTGTCGGCGGTGGAGGCGGCGGGCGTGCCGGAGACCTTCTTCACCGTCTGGAGCAACGTGTTCGAGCGCGGCGCCCTGAAGCCGACCGAGTCGCTGCTGGTCCATGGCGGCACCAGCGGCATCGGCACCACCGCCATCCAGCTCGCCAAGGCGTTCGGCGCCCGTGTCTTCGCCACCGCCGGAAGCCCGGCCAAGGCCCGCGCCTGCGAGGAGCTGGGGGCCGACCGCGGCATCGACTACAAGGCCGAGGATTTCGTGGTCGTGGTCAAGGAGCTGACCGGCGGCACCGGGGTCGACGTGGTGCTGGACATGGTCGGTGGCGACTACCTTGCCCGCAACGTGGACTGCCTCGCCCCCGACGGGCGGCATGTCTCCATCGCCTTCCAGCGCGGGCCGAAGGGGACGCTCAACCTGATGTGGGTGATGCAGAAGCGGCTGGTGCTCACCGGCTCCACCCTGCGGCCGCGGCCGGTGGCGGAGAAGGGGCGCATCGCCGTGGCCCTGCAGGAGAAGGTCTGGCCGCTGCTGGAGGAGGGGCTGGTGCGGCCGCGCATCTACCGCACCTTCCCGCTGGAGCAGGCCGCCGCCGCCCATGCCCTGATCGAATCCGGCGAGCATGTCGGCAAGATCATCCTCACCGTTGCCGGGTGA
- a CDS encoding DUF1192 domain-containing protein, protein MEPEDFEPRNRPARPKDLSTLSVGDLEEYIAGLEAEIARARATIQAKQAVTAAAQAVFKR, encoded by the coding sequence ATGGAACCGGAGGATTTCGAGCCGCGCAACCGGCCGGCCAGACCGAAGGATCTCTCCACCCTGTCGGTGGGCGACCTGGAGGAGTACATCGCCGGCCTGGAGGCCGAGATCGCCCGCGCCCGCGCGACGATCCAGGCGAAACAGGCCGTGACCGCCGCCGCCCAGGCCGTCTTCAAGCGCTGA